The following are encoded together in the Bacteroidales bacterium MB20-C3-3 genome:
- a CDS encoding glycosyltransferase has product MEIESKIHKKKKLLILYNKLFHYRIPIFNLLAEEYDLTVVYSYNSNEKIISQCNFKTKFIPIIKIWKFVFHKTNISKFCDNYDIVIAYGQSTWLSYSSLVLKKNRKFKLIFWTIGAPASYTRNYGEAGRLYFAFNDFFDHKADGLIFYSNNPIEMHHKRGYPKEKMFVADNTVKVLKQNINPEIKNAILFIGSLYLEKGLNILLDSYLAAYKENIAIPELNIVGGGNEYNNIFEWIKQNNLLDKIHLLGPIYDEKTKAEIFSKSIASISPLQAGLSVLESMGYGVPYITMKNAITGGEAFNIDNHVNGLTLDDISEFKNIILDISIDKPKYIQFGLNAYNHYWKNRKPEDMVKGIRYAIEQKI; this is encoded by the coding sequence ATGGAAATAGAATCAAAAATTCATAAAAAAAAGAAGTTATTAATTTTATACAATAAGTTATTTCATTATAGAATTCCAATTTTCAATCTTTTAGCTGAAGAATATGATTTGACTGTTGTTTATTCATATAATTCAAATGAAAAAATCATTTCTCAATGTAATTTTAAGACAAAGTTTATTCCAATAATTAAAATTTGGAAGTTTGTCTTTCATAAAACTAATATATCAAAATTTTGCGATAATTATGATATTGTTATAGCTTATGGTCAATCTACATGGTTAAGCTATTCGTCATTAGTATTAAAGAAGAATAGGAAATTTAAGCTTATATTTTGGACTATTGGAGCACCTGCTTCTTATACTAGAAATTATGGAGAAGCCGGACGTTTGTATTTTGCATTTAATGATTTTTTTGATCACAAAGCAGATGGATTGATTTTTTATTCAAATAATCCAATCGAAATGCATCATAAAAGAGGATATCCTAAAGAAAAGATGTTTGTAGCCGATAATACAGTAAAAGTCTTAAAACAAAATATCAATCCAGAAATAAAAAATGCAATTCTATTTATCGGTTCTTTATATTTAGAGAAAGGGTTAAATATATTATTGGATTCATATTTAGCTGCATATAAAGAAAATATTGCTATTCCAGAATTAAATATTGTCGGTGGAGGAAATGAATATAACAATATATTTGAGTGGATCAAGCAGAATAATTTATTAGATAAAATCCATCTTTTAGGTCCAATTTATGATGAGAAAACTAAAGCTGAAATATTTTCAAAATCTATAGCATCAATTTCTCCATTACAAGCCGGACTTTCTGTCCTTGAAAGTATGGGTTATGGAGTACCATATATTACAATGAAGAATGCTATTACGGGTGGAGAAGCATTTAATATAGACAATCATGTTAATGGATTAACTTTAGATGACATAAGTGAATTCAAAAACATCATATTAGATATTTCAATAGACAAGCCAAAATATATTCAATTTGGACTAAATGCTTATAATCACTATTGGAAAAATAGAAAACCTGAAGATATGGTTAAAGGTATTAGATACGCAATTGAACAAAAAATATAA
- a CDS encoding NAD-dependent epimerase/dehydratase family protein produces the protein MIRVGITGQAGFVGTHLYNHLGLAPDKYKRIPFEDRFFRDSALLKSFVKQCDVIVHLAAMNRHPDPQVIYDTNIGLVKQLIDAMESEGVTPHVLFSSSTQEELDNLYGQSKKDGRELLEQWASRHNASFTGLVVPNVYGEFSRPNYNTFIATFAHKLVNGEQPQIITDSSVKLIYVGSLCKFIIGQFENKGVSRVNVPFDFERKVSSILCLFEQFNSLYAHNGFIPNLADINEVNLFNTFRSYLDYKNKFPVKLVKHSDNRGMFVETIKLGVGGQVSFSTTLPGITRGNHYHTRKIERFTVIRGKAKIQLRKIGSDEVMDFCLDGNEPSYVDMPVWYTHNITNIGKEELYTQFWINEWYNPEDGDTFFEEV, from the coding sequence ATGATTAGGGTAGGAATTACAGGGCAGGCAGGGTTTGTCGGGACTCATCTTTACAACCACCTTGGGCTGGCCCCGGATAAATACAAGCGGATACCATTTGAGGACCGCTTTTTTCGTGACTCTGCTTTGCTAAAGAGCTTTGTTAAGCAATGTGATGTTATTGTCCACCTGGCTGCTATGAACCGCCACCCCGACCCTCAGGTGATTTATGACACCAATATCGGGTTGGTAAAGCAGTTGATTGATGCTATGGAAAGCGAGGGGGTTACTCCGCATGTGTTGTTCTCCTCATCTACCCAGGAAGAGTTGGACAACCTTTATGGGCAGTCAAAGAAAGATGGTCGTGAACTATTGGAGCAATGGGCTTCAAGACATAATGCATCTTTCACCGGATTGGTGGTACCCAATGTTTATGGTGAGTTTTCCAGGCCAAACTACAACACTTTTATTGCCACATTTGCTCATAAGCTGGTCAATGGCGAGCAGCCTCAAATTATTACCGATAGCAGTGTGAAACTAATCTATGTGGGCTCACTCTGCAAGTTTATAATAGGTCAATTTGAAAACAAGGGAGTGTCAAGGGTTAACGTACCATTTGATTTTGAACGCAAGGTGAGCAGCATACTCTGTCTTTTTGAGCAGTTTAATTCATTGTATGCACACAATGGTTTCATTCCAAACTTGGCCGACATTAATGAGGTTAACCTTTTCAATACATTCAGGTCTTATCTTGATTATAAAAACAAATTCCCTGTCAAGCTGGTTAAACATTCCGACAACCGTGGGATGTTTGTTGAGACCATCAAACTTGGAGTTGGTGGCCAGGTATCCTTCTCCACTACCCTGCCGGGAATTACACGTGGCAACCACTACCATACCCGCAAGATTGAGCGGTTTACAGTTATAAGGGGGAAAGCCAAAATACAGCTTCGCAAGATTGGGAGCGATGAGGTAATGGACTTCTGCCTGGATGGGAACGAACCGTCATATGTGGACATGCCTGTATGGTATACCCACAACATCACCAATATCGGTAAAGAAGAACTTTATACACAATTTTGGATTAACGAATGGTACAATCCCGAGGATGGGGATACATTTTTTGAGGAGGTATAG
- a CDS encoding oligosaccharide flippase family protein: MINKVLSKIIFHIYALKERIFRSLFIRDSFWALTGNTLGSGLSLIAGIFVARYLGKDIYGEYGIIKNTIISLSIFSTFGLGYTSTKYVAEYKETRPEFLDLIIRYSKFISLTVSGLVALSLFIFAKTLSEQILDAPHLYKSIRVVSVWVVIRSLTTTQIGVMAGFGQFKKMAYIEGIVGVLTFTLSILFTYEWGLLGALFALLIAQIINLILNYQVVLKLKPKSKALTNNIPILKDIISFSAPIALQEITYSVMSWILHLMLIKITNYGELGLFSAAMQWNALILFIPGVLRNVLLSHLSSNSNNDITHNRILKNALLINFIATFIPVLVIYFFSNFIIHIYGNSFIDLRKVLQVSVFSTMFISLSNVYSQAYLSKGKSWLMFYIRFFRDFGMIALGYILLTYSKTLGGAISLAYSQLVASIFFLCVMAIIYKNIRQFSKT; this comes from the coding sequence TTGATTAATAAAGTGTTATCCAAGATTATTTTCCACATTTATGCTCTGAAAGAACGAATTTTTAGGAGTCTTTTTATACGAGATTCCTTTTGGGCATTGACTGGTAATACTCTTGGTAGTGGACTATCTTTAATAGCTGGTATATTTGTTGCCCGTTATCTTGGCAAAGATATATATGGAGAATATGGCATCATTAAAAATACAATAATATCATTATCCATTTTTTCAACATTTGGATTAGGATATACTTCAACAAAATATGTTGCAGAATATAAAGAAACCAGACCAGAGTTTTTAGACTTAATAATTAGATATTCGAAATTTATATCTTTAACTGTCAGCGGACTAGTAGCTTTATCTCTTTTTATTTTCGCAAAAACATTATCAGAACAAATCCTTGATGCACCACACCTGTACAAATCAATCAGAGTGGTTTCAGTTTGGGTTGTAATTAGATCACTTACAACCACTCAAATTGGTGTAATGGCTGGTTTTGGCCAATTTAAGAAAATGGCTTATATCGAAGGTATAGTTGGTGTATTAACCTTTACTTTAAGTATATTATTCACATATGAATGGGGTCTATTAGGTGCATTATTTGCCCTTTTGATTGCACAGATAATTAATTTAATTCTTAATTATCAGGTAGTATTAAAATTAAAGCCGAAATCAAAAGCTTTAACAAATAATATCCCAATATTAAAAGATATCATATCATTTTCAGCTCCAATTGCGTTACAAGAAATCACTTATTCAGTGATGAGTTGGATATTACACTTAATGCTTATTAAGATCACAAACTATGGTGAACTTGGTCTGTTTTCAGCAGCAATGCAATGGAATGCACTTATTCTTTTTATTCCAGGAGTGTTAAGAAATGTCCTATTATCACATTTATCTTCGAATTCAAATAATGATATAACACATAACAGAATACTGAAAAACGCTTTACTAATTAATTTTATAGCAACTTTTATTCCTGTTCTTGTTATATATTTTTTCAGCAACTTTATAATTCACATATATGGAAATTCGTTTATTGATTTGAGAAAAGTACTACAAGTATCCGTTTTTTCTACAATGTTTATCAGCTTAAGTAACGTTTACTCTCAAGCATATCTCTCAAAAGGAAAAAGTTGGTTGATGTTTTATATCAGATTTTTTAGGGACTTTGGTATGATAGCACTAGGTTACATATTGCTAACATACTCAAAAACTCTTGGAGGTGCAATTTCTCTTGCTTATTCTCAACTAGTTGCTAGCATCTTTTTTCTTTGTGTAATGGCTATTATATATAAAAACATCCGTCAGTTTAGCAAAACATAA
- the wecC gene encoding UDP-N-acetyl-D-mannosamine dehydrogenase — translation MRALFMGLGYIGLPTAAVAAKSGIDVTGVDINPEVVDTINRGEIHIIEPGLGDVVKDVVLKGKMKAQTTPKEADVFLIVVPTPFKQNHRADISYVESATRAVIPYLKPGNLFIIESTSPVMTTEKMAELIFKTRPELKDKIYIAYCPERVLPGNVIYELEHNDRVIGGINQESSQKATEFYKHFVKGNLHITNARTAEMCKLTENSSRDAQIAFANELSIICDKAGINVWELIELANKHPRVNILQPGSGVGGHCIAVDPWFIVSDFPEQAQIIKRARETNDYKADWCANKVIEACNQFEAKYNREPVVACMGLAFKPDIDDLRESPAKYITSRIISEARAQVLVVEPNIKTHKSFNITDHKEAYQKADIVAWLVRHKEFIHYPNTPEKEEYDFCGVRK, via the coding sequence ATGAGGGCACTTTTTATGGGGTTGGGCTATATAGGCCTTCCCACAGCAGCAGTCGCCGCAAAAAGCGGAATAGATGTCACAGGAGTTGATATAAATCCAGAGGTTGTAGATACAATAAACCGTGGAGAGATACATATTATTGAACCAGGTTTAGGCGATGTTGTAAAGGATGTCGTTCTCAAGGGAAAGATGAAAGCCCAAACCACACCAAAAGAGGCAGATGTTTTTCTCATCGTGGTACCCACCCCGTTCAAACAAAACCACAGGGCAGACATCTCCTATGTAGAGAGTGCAACCAGGGCAGTAATCCCCTACCTCAAACCCGGCAACCTATTCATCATAGAAAGCACCTCTCCCGTAATGACCACCGAAAAGATGGCCGAGCTCATCTTCAAAACCCGCCCGGAACTTAAAGACAAAATATACATCGCCTACTGCCCCGAACGGGTCCTCCCAGGTAATGTGATTTACGAACTGGAGCATAACGACCGGGTTATAGGAGGCATCAACCAAGAATCATCCCAAAAAGCCACAGAGTTTTACAAACACTTTGTAAAAGGCAACCTCCATATAACCAATGCACGCACGGCCGAAATGTGCAAACTCACCGAAAACAGCTCCCGCGATGCACAAATAGCATTTGCCAACGAACTCTCAATAATTTGCGATAAAGCCGGCATAAATGTATGGGAACTGATAGAACTTGCAAATAAACACCCAAGGGTAAACATACTGCAACCCGGCAGCGGAGTAGGCGGCCACTGCATAGCAGTAGACCCATGGTTCATAGTAAGCGACTTTCCCGAACAAGCCCAAATCATAAAACGCGCCCGTGAAACCAACGATTACAAAGCCGACTGGTGCGCCAACAAAGTGATAGAGGCCTGCAATCAATTCGAAGCAAAATACAACCGAGAACCCGTAGTCGCCTGCATGGGACTAGCATTCAAACCCGACATTGACGACCTCCGCGAATCACCCGCCAAATACATCACCAGCCGCATAATCAGCGAAGCCCGCGCCCAGGTACTTGTGGTAGAACCAAACATCAAAACCCACAAAAGTTTCAACATAACAGACCACAAAGAAGCCTACCAAAAAGCCGACATCGTAGCCTGGCTGGTAAGGCATAAGGAATTCATTCACTACCCAAATACACCCGAAAAAGAAGAATACGACTTTTGCGGGGTAAGAAAATAG
- a CDS encoding polysaccharide biosynthesis protein — protein sequence MIQFSKKTLLITGGTGSFGNAVLKRFINDDRFKEIRIFSRDEKKQDDMRHSIQNPKVKFYIGDVRNKRSVDGAMRGVDYVFHAAALKQVPSCEFFPMQAVRTNVIGTENVLDSAIEHGVKNVVVLSTDKAAYPINAMGISKAMMEKVAIAKGRSLGVDASTTICCTRYGNVMASRGSVIPLWVEQLKAGKPITITDPKMTRYMMTLDDAVDLVLYAFEHGKNGDLFVQKAPAATLTVLADALKGLYKSNNEVRVIGTRHGEKLYETLVTREEMFKAQDMGDYYRIPADSRDLNYDKFFVEGEEDISKVEDYHSHNTKQLNVEEMTQLLLKLEFIREDLKL from the coding sequence ATGATACAATTTTCTAAGAAAACCCTACTAATAACTGGTGGCACCGGCTCTTTCGGTAACGCAGTTCTCAAACGCTTCATTAATGATGATCGTTTCAAAGAAATTCGCATTTTTTCCCGTGACGAAAAAAAGCAGGACGATATGCGTCACTCCATACAGAATCCAAAAGTCAAGTTTTATATTGGTGATGTACGGAATAAACGTTCGGTGGATGGAGCTATGCGGGGAGTGGATTATGTGTTTCATGCTGCTGCCTTGAAACAGGTTCCTTCTTGTGAGTTTTTCCCTATGCAGGCGGTTAGGACCAATGTGATAGGGACTGAAAATGTATTGGATTCGGCAATTGAACATGGTGTTAAGAATGTTGTGGTGCTTAGTACCGATAAGGCGGCCTACCCTATCAACGCTATGGGAATCAGTAAGGCTATGATGGAAAAAGTTGCTATTGCCAAAGGGCGTTCTTTGGGTGTTGATGCATCTACTACTATTTGTTGTACCCGTTATGGCAATGTGATGGCTAGTCGTGGGTCGGTGATTCCTTTGTGGGTGGAGCAGTTAAAAGCGGGCAAACCAATTACAATAACCGACCCTAAGATGACTAGGTACATGATGACTCTTGACGATGCTGTGGATTTGGTGCTTTATGCATTTGAGCATGGTAAAAACGGTGATCTTTTTGTGCAAAAAGCTCCTGCTGCAACATTAACAGTATTAGCTGATGCGTTAAAAGGTCTTTATAAATCTAATAATGAAGTCAGGGTTATTGGAACACGCCATGGTGAAAAGCTATACGAAACCTTGGTTACCCGTGAAGAGATGTTCAAAGCCCAGGATATGGGAGACTACTACAGGATTCCTGCAGACAGCAGGGATCTGAACTACGACAAGTTTTTTGTTGAGGGCGAAGAGGATATTTCTAAGGTCGAAGATTACCACTCCCACAACACAAAGCAACTGAATGTTGAGGAGATGACACAATTGTTGCTCAAACTTGAGTTCATACGTGAAGATTTGAAATTATGA
- a CDS encoding CatB-related O-acetyltransferase produces MKKYILGLLKYLFYKRVSLLAQVTFDSNISRKSKVNRFSKVYSSNILDYSYIGPNTELVLVNIGKFCSIAQNCSIGLATHTIENISTSPIFTEKHNGTSFSWIEKDTLNYKPKIVEIGNDVWIGKNATILSNIKVGNGAIIGTGAIVTKDVPDYAVVAGVPANIIKYRFSKEIINKLLEIRWWDLPEISLKKNIHIFQKEKITLEDLNRIILK; encoded by the coding sequence ATGAAGAAATACATTTTAGGTTTATTAAAATATCTTTTCTACAAGAGGGTTTCATTGTTAGCACAAGTCACCTTTGATTCAAACATTTCAAGAAAATCAAAGGTTAATAGATTTTCTAAAGTTTATTCATCTAATATATTAGATTATTCATATATTGGTCCAAATACTGAATTAGTCTTAGTCAATATTGGAAAGTTTTGTTCTATCGCTCAAAATTGCAGTATTGGTTTGGCTACTCATACAATTGAAAACATTTCAACTTCTCCAATATTTACTGAAAAACATAATGGCACTTCTTTTTCATGGATTGAAAAAGATACTCTTAATTATAAACCAAAAATTGTAGAAATTGGAAATGATGTTTGGATTGGAAAAAATGCAACAATTCTTAGTAACATTAAGGTGGGTAATGGCGCAATTATTGGTACTGGTGCTATTGTTACAAAAGATGTTCCAGATTATGCTGTCGTTGCGGGAGTACCAGCCAATATTATCAAGTATAGATTTTCCAAGGAAATTATTAATAAGCTTTTAGAAATTAGGTGGTGGGATCTACCAGAGATAAGTTTGAAGAAAAACATTCATATATTTCAAAAAGAAAAAATAACTCTAGAAGATTTAAATAGGATTATCCTCAAATAA
- a CDS encoding O-antigen ligase family protein: MGKYNYTKLNVFFSTLNFILLFVGYQLATSLLLPISSSIEGISRSVTVPYRGFALLISLVVIFLNIKRKIGKTPVALKVLWIFWIALIIRIFYDTNIRTDVHLNDTRQLWLYVFGICLPAMFSVMKSIKMIDLEKALKWVYFGTVLTLFLSLFTNTSLLLDSAEVTGRAEANLAFDSIAFGHLGTTGVILSMFLLSKAGVSLIRKFIYLAVILLSFFVIVRAGSRSPVMALTVIVLFWLFARGRNILFGTVFIAIATTLLVVFIKPILNFMGNISPVMESRLRLGIYEQDSSGRDLLYERAINLFTKSPILGEQFALFDNYGGFTYSHNIILDAFMGLGILGGLSMIYFLWNSLKKSYLAIKYNDPIFWVSLLLIQQIVLNLFSSAFYYNQLLNALLVFIFLYSVKRPTKKLY; the protein is encoded by the coding sequence ATGGGGAAATATAACTATACGAAGCTCAATGTTTTTTTTTCAACTCTGAATTTTATTTTGCTATTTGTAGGCTATCAACTTGCCACTAGTTTATTATTACCAATATCATCAAGTATTGAAGGGATTTCTCGTTCAGTAACGGTCCCATATAGAGGATTTGCATTACTTATATCACTTGTAGTTATTTTTCTTAACATCAAACGAAAAATAGGTAAGACTCCCGTTGCATTGAAAGTGCTATGGATATTTTGGATTGCTCTGATAATAAGGATTTTTTATGACACAAATATTCGTACTGATGTTCACTTGAACGATACAAGACAACTGTGGCTGTATGTGTTTGGCATATGTCTACCAGCAATGTTTTCTGTAATGAAGAGCATTAAGATGATAGATCTTGAGAAAGCGTTGAAATGGGTTTATTTTGGAACTGTTCTTACGCTATTTCTTTCTCTGTTCACCAATACATCGCTCTTATTAGATTCTGCTGAAGTTACAGGTAGAGCAGAAGCTAATTTAGCCTTTGATTCAATAGCATTTGGCCATTTGGGTACAACAGGCGTAATATTGTCTATGTTCTTGCTATCGAAAGCAGGTGTATCTCTAATTAGAAAATTCATCTATTTAGCTGTAATTTTATTATCTTTCTTTGTAATTGTGAGGGCCGGAAGTAGAAGCCCTGTTATGGCACTAACTGTTATTGTCCTTTTTTGGTTATTCGCTAGAGGTAGAAATATATTGTTTGGTACAGTGTTTATTGCAATAGCAACAACATTATTGGTTGTTTTCATTAAGCCAATTCTTAATTTCATGGGTAATATATCACCTGTGATGGAGTCTAGATTAAGACTTGGAATATATGAACAAGATTCAAGTGGACGTGATCTTCTTTATGAGAGAGCTATTAATTTATTTACGAAAAGTCCTATTCTTGGCGAGCAATTTGCTCTATTTGATAATTATGGTGGTTTTACATATTCACATAATATCATTTTAGATGCTTTTATGGGTTTGGGTATTTTAGGAGGATTATCGATGATTTATTTTTTGTGGAATTCTCTTAAAAAAAGCTATTTGGCTATAAAATATAATGATCCTATTTTTTGGGTTTCACTATTATTAATTCAACAGATTGTTCTCAATTTGTTTTCAAGTGCTTTCTATTATAATCAACTGTTAAATGCTTTGCTAGTTTTTATATTTCTATATTCAGTTAAGAGACCAACAAAAAAACTATATTGA